From one Liolophura sinensis isolate JHLJ2023 chromosome 10, CUHK_Ljap_v2, whole genome shotgun sequence genomic stretch:
- the LOC135476249 gene encoding NACHT and WD repeat domain-containing protein 2-like isoform X2 → MDAVVRQKGSNLPLRFLHHDVSLDDLEPSNSRRYLADNFRSQEIPAEWRQYVKNLYWGKLSPGEVTIPEPPSVRLYLCSGIDMDTERGIVHNEIAPLLQDYCWSTHGVEFQVVDIRQGTPEHLLDEPWTRDLCLAELESCMRTSSGPSFGVVIGMKYGRQMLPSRIPDATFIAIRSGLKHAGSDVSLLDTWYWRNTNVTPPVYLLQRNVDNGEGLRETWQNYSDELIQLLDEGINSAVSLRIIEEDQCAQLTSSLVGAEVLKGVQCEHPDVKCFGYIRFLTDKNKDMTSPEAMQYIDGDPMSCQIDAAAFQSISHLCADVIPEVLGDTKNLQTFSVSWKTLAGLGDNSARKEYAVTFSRFLYQTCRRLIDETCARKRAAFRHELVKEVGDHWRIAGEISEATLIREDIARCVQAYLVGADTDQCLVLHGPPVVGKSVIVAQIARFVQSSSAELFPGLQSAVIVRFCGSMSGTSTLRHLLFTLCLQIYDVMGKQPSEIPEDCEQLKTLFTTLITEAEFSGVLVILLDGIDKIHPCEDAHLLEWIPMKIANNLKLILTVSEEASGLLSSLSRKIQAEYFMRIPGLNSEACSDILKAWIIRSGRALTPSQWKSLRQATQTCDTPVFLRLLLNQAVSWASYDIIKSEDLPNSSSEAVGHFFSRLERRHGYLLCSKTFGYLVSADGGLSQKELTDVLRLDEELLDSLRIPSKHRNKVREFPVWYLYRLLHDVSKFLKSTVIDGTPLLSWTEAFIHNAAVERYTRKTSTKHKLYSVLSDYFLRQWRGVTRQQSVCESFSEVPSDDDVIPQRLGERIPILPDASRMFNQRVSRTLPKCLAAAERHDMLKSEILCNLEWIRAKLATAPIAELFMDYGHGVDKESQLVLVALQMASRSLALDLNLLGIELTGRLLPYSSKYKHIRMLIRQCDLAAQRYNPCIPNCQLYESPGGPLLSECLLSTDSRQICWFQTSDGLMVAVPNPANKSTDLWNLSLQRQVRGVSLPTGNFYPTSCGDSVCVVGQDNTISAHYTDTGQEQWTTKCDKDIAELVVGEHYLAFTTKKGPGPTVLDVDNGELIHRLFHHCRCVAISAEDKFLLCGSDTSLFLYTLPLVERQLVIETGEIVLKLKFFTAACKFLILSNAGRLSLYNSDLAFKSFSTVRLVRDFEILDFVLNNKENMVLVRSAHCLRICDVMQGTLVHTLNALPGNVCMDRSSVFSGAAFTPDSCLVVASRYTYLCVWDSQTGQPLRILLSTKSPIERLFTSSDSSLAACLLANGLMKVWNLDKLEEHAKLTNTATDDEVRYLAMSCQTNTILCCAAGQCEAKILDAGNGEIIGSFEHREGSEVNDITLSPDGRFAITSSSCVDLGEDTEVDVGSVSNTDDSCLREAILWETISGRKIHHALNVKFSVFSQDSCVVSFVTDVPDERHIYSYAAVTIDIEQKIEHYTELFSAAEFVSPPFLLQFRSKVNSDTNNNNNQNSDLLLVDNNQKNSDLLVVGVVKSDSPSKTESASQGAFKSYVFVSSVSENDRNEANFLSIQNLMVKANTNDQILHATAMKDGRVLFIYSDAREIDRSGNSTILSTETAASAFIYDFQTHCALRHFPQFLSPASVVEDTVFSPTFTFALDSNLELLNLKTGDKVEKLSGFDPKLCAFALDGRYICALTTSRKEVLVIRSCDGLVKGRLLVYGQGTALCVAENGRTVSVGCDNGRVLIFSLILELSDPLREFAGQLPSRETLDTGCALLERDIARITSASSDLRRLSAKLDHTRLSERRRPSSYRLLTNSVHMTQNLNRLRGSQTCCMQ, encoded by the exons ATGGATGCAGTAGTACGTCAGAAAG GGTCGAATCTTCCTCTCAGATTTTTGCATCACGATGTCAGTTTGGATGACCTGGAGCCTTCAAACAGTCGTCGATATCTTGCTGACAATTTCCGTTCCCAAGAGATCCCTGCAGAATGGAGGCAATACGTCAAGAACTTGTACTGGGGTAAATTGTCGCCTGGCGAAGTTACCATTCCAGAGCCTCCTTCAGTTCGCTTGTACCTGTGTTCCGGAATTG ATATGGACACAGAAAGAGGGATTGTTCACAATGAGATAGCCCCCTTGCTGCAGGATTATTGTTGGAGCACGCATGGAGTAGAGTTTCAG GTGGTAGATATTCGGCAGGGAACCCCAGAGCACCTATTGGATGAGCCCTGGACACGTGACCTGTGCTTAGCGGAGCTAGAGAGTTGTATGCGGACAAGCAGCGGTCCTAGCTTTGGG GTCGTGATCGGAATGAAATATGGCAGACAAATGTTACCCAGCAGGATTCCAGACGCTACTTTCATCGCCATAAGGTCAGGTCTGAAACATGCTGGAAGTGACGTCAGCTTATTAGACACCTGGTATTGGCGGAACACTAATGTTACACCACCAGTATATCTGCTTCAAAGGAATGTTGACAATGGCGAGG GCCTGCGTGAGACGTGGCAAAATTATTCAGACGAGTTAATCCAGTTGTTGGACGAAGGGATAAACTCTGCAGTTTCTTTGAGAATCATTGAAGAGGACCAATGTGCACAACTAACGTCTTCTC TTGTAGGTGCTGAAGTTTTGAAAGGAGTACAGTGTGAGCACCCAGATGTTAAATGTTTTGGCTACATCCGGTTTTTGACAgacaaaaataaagacatgaCGTCACCGGAGGCAATGCAATATATTGACGGAGATCCAATGAGCTGTCAGATAGACGCAGCTGCATTCCAATCCATTAGCCATCTCTGTGCCGATGTGATACCAGAGGTGTTGGGCGACACAAAGAATCTTCAGACGTTTTCCGTGTCTTGGAAAACTTTAGCTGGGCTAGGCGACAACAGTGCTCGGAAGGAGTATGCAGTAACGTTCAGCCGTTTCCTGTATCAAACATGCCGTCGACTTATCGACGAGACCTGTGCAAGGAAGCGGGCAGCTTTTCGCCATGAACTTGTAAAAGAAGTCGGCGACCACTGGCGTATTGCAGGAGAGATATCTGAGGCGACTCTGATTCGGGAGGACATTGCTCGGTGCGTACAGGCATACCTGGTCGGAGCGGATACGGATCAATGCCTGGTACTGCACGGACCACCTGTGGTCGGCAAATCCGTGATCGTTGCTCAGATTGCTCGGTTTGTACAATCCTCATCCGCCGAGTTGTTTCCTGGGCTCCAGTCTGCTGTCATCGTCCGCTTTTGCGGCTCAATGTCAGGAACTTCGACACTCAGGCACCTCCTCTTCACGCTGTGCCTGCAGATCTACGATGTGATGGGCAAGCAACCTAGTGAGATTCCCGAGGACTGTGAGCAGCTGAAGACGCTGTTCACCACACTGATTACGGAGGCGGAATTCAGCGGCGTATTGGTCATCCTGTTGGACGGAATTGATAAGATTCACCCGTGCGAAGATGCGCACTTACTGGAGTGGATCCCGATGAAGATAGCAAATAACCTAAAACTGATCCTCACAGTCTCTGAAGAGGCCTCTGGGCTGTTATCCAGCCTCTCGCGAAAGATACAAGCGGAATATTTCATGAGGATACCGGGACTGAACTCCGAAGCCTGTAGCGACATACTCAAGGCCTGGATCATTCGATCTGGAAGGGCATTAACACCGTCTCAATGGAAATCCCTCCGTCAGGCCACCCAGACGTGCGACACACCAGTGTTCCTTCGACTGTTGCTCAACCAAGCGGTGTCCTGGGCTTCCTATGACATCATTAAatctgaagaccttcccaattcTTCAAGCGAGGCCGTTGGTCATTTCTTTTCTCGTTTGGAGAGAAGGCACGGTTATTTACTGTGCTCTAAAACGTTCGGGTATCTAGTGTCGGCAGACGGTGGTTTGAGCCAGAAGGAGTTGACAGACGTTCTGCGGCTGGACGAGGAACTTTTGGACAGTCTTCGAATTCCTTCAAAGCACAGGAATAAAGTAAGAGAATTCCCCGTGTGGTACCTATATCGACTTTTACACGACGTTAGCAAATTCCTAAAGTCTACAGTCATCGACGGCACACCGCTGCTCTCATGGACGGAAGCCTTTATTCACAACGCGGCAGTGGAGCGTTACACACGGAAGACCTCAACCAAACACAAACTCTACTCTGTGCTATCGGATTATTTTCTTCGACAGTGGAGAGGTGTAACTAGACAACAAAGCGTTTGCGAATCTTTCTCTGAGGTGCCTAGCGATGATGATGTCATACCACAGCGTCTAGGAGAGCGCATTCCCATTCTGCCAGACGCGTCCAGAATGTTTAATCAAAGAGTTTCGCGGACATTGCCCAAATGCCTGGCAGCGGCTGAGAGGCATGACATGTTGAAATCAGAGATACTGTGCAACCTTGAGTGGATTCGAGCCAAACTTGCTACAGCTCCTATAGCAGAGTTATTCATGGACTATGGACATGGTGTGGATAAGGAATCACAGCTAGTACTTGTGGCATTACAGATGGCGAGTCGATCATTGGCTCTGGACTTAAATCTTCTTGGTATCGAGCTCACAGGTCGCTTGCTTCCGTATTCATCCAAATACAAGCACATTCGGATGCTTATTCGGCAATGTGACTTGGCGGCTCAGAGATACAACCCGTGCATTCCCAACTGTCAGCTGTACGAAAGTCCGGGTGGACCTTTGCTATCTGAGTGCCTGCTATCCACCGACAGTAGGCAGATTTGCTGGTTCCAAACTTCTGATGGGCTCATGGTCGCGGTGCCAAACCCTGCAAACAAATCGACTGATCTCTGGAATCTTTCCCTTCAGCGTCAGGTGCGTGGCGTCTCCCTGCCCACGGGAAACTTCTACCCTACATCCTGTGGGGACAGCGTCTGTGTAGTGGGACAAGACAATACCATATCCGCCCACTACACGGACACTGGGCAAGAACAGTGGACTACAAAGTGTGATAAGGATATCGCAGAGCTTGTCGTCGGCGAGCATTACTTAGCGTTCACGACAAAAAAGGGACCAGGTCCGACTGTACTTGATGTAGATAACGGAGAACTCATCCACAGATTGTTTCATCACTGTCGCTGTGTAGCCATTAGCGCGGAGGATAAATTCCTCCTGTGCGGCTCAGACACTTCCCTCTTTCTCTACACTCTGCCCCTCGTGGAAAGACAACTTGTCATCGAAACAGGTGAAATCGTACTAAAACTCAAGTTCTTTACGGCCGCTTGTAAATTCTTGATCTTGTCAAACGCTGGGCGACTAAGTTTGTATAATTCTGATCTAGCTTTCAAAAGTTTTTCGACTGTGAGACTTGTGCGTGACTTTGAAATCCTGGACTTTGTGCTTAACAATAAGGAAAACATGGTGCTAGTGAGATCTGCCCACTGTTTACGgatctgtgacgtcatgcagGGAACACTGGTGCACACTCTGAATGCGTTACCCGGAAATGTTTGCATGGATCGTTCTTCTGTTTTTTCTGGAGCCGCCTTCACTCCTGACAGCTGCCTGGTCGTGGCGTCTCGatacacatatttgtgtgtgtgggaCTCTCAGACTGGACAACCTTTAAGAATTCTGCTCTCAACCAAAAGTCCCATAGAACGTCTCTTCACCAGTAGTGACTCTTCACTCGCTGCTTGCCTTCTGGCGAACGGGCTGATGAAAGTTTGGAATCTGGACAAGTTGGAAGAACATGCCAAACTGACGAATACTGCCACAGATGACGAAGTCCGTTACCTGGCTATGTCCTGCCAGACAAACACCATACTCTGCTGTGCGGCGGGACAATGTGAAGCTAAGATTCTGGATGCCGGTAACGGTGAGATTATCGGCTCCTTTGAGCACAGAGAGGGTTCTGAGGTTAACGATATCACCCTCTCTCCAGATGGTCGTTTCGCTATCACGTCAAGCTCTTGTGTTGACCTCGGAGAAGACACAGAAGTGGATGTCGGATCAGTTTCTAATACCGATGATAGCTGCCTAAGAGAGGCCATCCTGTGGGAGACAATATCCGGCCGCAAAATTCACCACGCCCTTAATGTGAAATTCTCGGTGTTTAGTCAGGATTCCTGTGTGGTTTCGTTCGTTACGGATGTGCCTGACGAGCGCCACATTTACTCTTACGCGGCTGTCACAATCGATATAGAACAAAAAATAGAGCACTACACTGAATTGTTCAGCGCAGCGGAATTTGTCTCTCCACCATTTCTGCTGCAGTTTAGATCGAAAGTCAACAGTGAtacaaataacaataacaaccAAAACAGTGACCTCTTGTTGGTTGACAACAACCAGAAAAACAGTGACCTCTTGGTGGTTGGTGTTGTAAAGTCTGATTCACCGAGCAAAACCGAAAGTGCTTCTCAAGGAGCCTTCAAGTCTTATGTATTTGTCTCTTCTGTCAGTGAAAACGACAGAAATGAAGCAAACTTTCTGAGCATTCAGAATCTCATGGTTAAGGCGAATACTAATGACCAGATTCTGCATGCTACAGCCATGAAAGATGGACGAGTGCTATTCATTTATTCTGATGCCAGGGAAATTGACCGTTCTGGGAATTCAACGATTCTTTCAACAGAAACAGCTGCAAGTGCTTTCATTTATGACTTTCAAACACACTGTGCTTTGAGACATTTCCCTCAGTTCTTATCACCGGCTTCCGTTGTAGAGGATACAGTTTTCTCGCCAACATTTACTTTTGCACTGGACAGTAATCTCGAGCTATTAAACTTGAAAACAGGAGataaagtggaaaaattgtctgggtTTGATCCAAAACTATGTGCCTTCGCTCTTGATGGTAGGTACATTTGTGCTCTAACGACAAGCAGGAAGGAGGTACTGGTGATCCGTTCATGTGACGGGCTTGTGAAGGGGAGGCTACTGGTGTACGGCCAAGGGACAGCACTCTGTGTTGCCGAAAATGGGCGCACGGTGTCGGTTGGCTGTGACAACGGGCGTGTGCTAATCTTCAGCTTGATACTGGAGCTCAGCGATCCTTTACGAGAGTTCGCAGGGCAGCTGCCTTCTCGTGAGACTTTAGACACAGGCTGCGCTTTGCTTGAGAGAGACATAGCACGGATTACGAGCGCAAGTTCTGATCTTCGTCGCTTGTCTGCCAAACTAGATCACACACGCCTGAGCGAAAGGCGGAGACCGTCGAGCTACAGACTGTTGACCAATTCTGTCCACATGACTCAAAACTTGAACCGACTACGCGGTTCGCAAACGTGCTGTATGCAGTGA
- the LOC135476249 gene encoding NACHT and WD repeat domain-containing protein 2-like isoform X1 produces the protein MSGKLWMSDLGMIKLFNRGGSNLPLRFLHHDVSLDDLEPSNSRRYLADNFRSQEIPAEWRQYVKNLYWGKLSPGEVTIPEPPSVRLYLCSGIDMDTERGIVHNEIAPLLQDYCWSTHGVEFQVVDIRQGTPEHLLDEPWTRDLCLAELESCMRTSSGPSFGVVIGMKYGRQMLPSRIPDATFIAIRSGLKHAGSDVSLLDTWYWRNTNVTPPVYLLQRNVDNGEGLRETWQNYSDELIQLLDEGINSAVSLRIIEEDQCAQLTSSLVGAEVLKGVQCEHPDVKCFGYIRFLTDKNKDMTSPEAMQYIDGDPMSCQIDAAAFQSISHLCADVIPEVLGDTKNLQTFSVSWKTLAGLGDNSARKEYAVTFSRFLYQTCRRLIDETCARKRAAFRHELVKEVGDHWRIAGEISEATLIREDIARCVQAYLVGADTDQCLVLHGPPVVGKSVIVAQIARFVQSSSAELFPGLQSAVIVRFCGSMSGTSTLRHLLFTLCLQIYDVMGKQPSEIPEDCEQLKTLFTTLITEAEFSGVLVILLDGIDKIHPCEDAHLLEWIPMKIANNLKLILTVSEEASGLLSSLSRKIQAEYFMRIPGLNSEACSDILKAWIIRSGRALTPSQWKSLRQATQTCDTPVFLRLLLNQAVSWASYDIIKSEDLPNSSSEAVGHFFSRLERRHGYLLCSKTFGYLVSADGGLSQKELTDVLRLDEELLDSLRIPSKHRNKVREFPVWYLYRLLHDVSKFLKSTVIDGTPLLSWTEAFIHNAAVERYTRKTSTKHKLYSVLSDYFLRQWRGVTRQQSVCESFSEVPSDDDVIPQRLGERIPILPDASRMFNQRVSRTLPKCLAAAERHDMLKSEILCNLEWIRAKLATAPIAELFMDYGHGVDKESQLVLVALQMASRSLALDLNLLGIELTGRLLPYSSKYKHIRMLIRQCDLAAQRYNPCIPNCQLYESPGGPLLSECLLSTDSRQICWFQTSDGLMVAVPNPANKSTDLWNLSLQRQVRGVSLPTGNFYPTSCGDSVCVVGQDNTISAHYTDTGQEQWTTKCDKDIAELVVGEHYLAFTTKKGPGPTVLDVDNGELIHRLFHHCRCVAISAEDKFLLCGSDTSLFLYTLPLVERQLVIETGEIVLKLKFFTAACKFLILSNAGRLSLYNSDLAFKSFSTVRLVRDFEILDFVLNNKENMVLVRSAHCLRICDVMQGTLVHTLNALPGNVCMDRSSVFSGAAFTPDSCLVVASRYTYLCVWDSQTGQPLRILLSTKSPIERLFTSSDSSLAACLLANGLMKVWNLDKLEEHAKLTNTATDDEVRYLAMSCQTNTILCCAAGQCEAKILDAGNGEIIGSFEHREGSEVNDITLSPDGRFAITSSSCVDLGEDTEVDVGSVSNTDDSCLREAILWETISGRKIHHALNVKFSVFSQDSCVVSFVTDVPDERHIYSYAAVTIDIEQKIEHYTELFSAAEFVSPPFLLQFRSKVNSDTNNNNNQNSDLLLVDNNQKNSDLLVVGVVKSDSPSKTESASQGAFKSYVFVSSVSENDRNEANFLSIQNLMVKANTNDQILHATAMKDGRVLFIYSDAREIDRSGNSTILSTETAASAFIYDFQTHCALRHFPQFLSPASVVEDTVFSPTFTFALDSNLELLNLKTGDKVEKLSGFDPKLCAFALDGRYICALTTSRKEVLVIRSCDGLVKGRLLVYGQGTALCVAENGRTVSVGCDNGRVLIFSLILELSDPLREFAGQLPSRETLDTGCALLERDIARITSASSDLRRLSAKLDHTRLSERRRPSSYRLLTNSVHMTQNLNRLRGSQTCCMQ, from the exons ATGAGTGGTAAGCTTTGGATGAGTGACCTTGGGATGATTAAACTGTTCAATCGGGGTG GGTCGAATCTTCCTCTCAGATTTTTGCATCACGATGTCAGTTTGGATGACCTGGAGCCTTCAAACAGTCGTCGATATCTTGCTGACAATTTCCGTTCCCAAGAGATCCCTGCAGAATGGAGGCAATACGTCAAGAACTTGTACTGGGGTAAATTGTCGCCTGGCGAAGTTACCATTCCAGAGCCTCCTTCAGTTCGCTTGTACCTGTGTTCCGGAATTG ATATGGACACAGAAAGAGGGATTGTTCACAATGAGATAGCCCCCTTGCTGCAGGATTATTGTTGGAGCACGCATGGAGTAGAGTTTCAG GTGGTAGATATTCGGCAGGGAACCCCAGAGCACCTATTGGATGAGCCCTGGACACGTGACCTGTGCTTAGCGGAGCTAGAGAGTTGTATGCGGACAAGCAGCGGTCCTAGCTTTGGG GTCGTGATCGGAATGAAATATGGCAGACAAATGTTACCCAGCAGGATTCCAGACGCTACTTTCATCGCCATAAGGTCAGGTCTGAAACATGCTGGAAGTGACGTCAGCTTATTAGACACCTGGTATTGGCGGAACACTAATGTTACACCACCAGTATATCTGCTTCAAAGGAATGTTGACAATGGCGAGG GCCTGCGTGAGACGTGGCAAAATTATTCAGACGAGTTAATCCAGTTGTTGGACGAAGGGATAAACTCTGCAGTTTCTTTGAGAATCATTGAAGAGGACCAATGTGCACAACTAACGTCTTCTC TTGTAGGTGCTGAAGTTTTGAAAGGAGTACAGTGTGAGCACCCAGATGTTAAATGTTTTGGCTACATCCGGTTTTTGACAgacaaaaataaagacatgaCGTCACCGGAGGCAATGCAATATATTGACGGAGATCCAATGAGCTGTCAGATAGACGCAGCTGCATTCCAATCCATTAGCCATCTCTGTGCCGATGTGATACCAGAGGTGTTGGGCGACACAAAGAATCTTCAGACGTTTTCCGTGTCTTGGAAAACTTTAGCTGGGCTAGGCGACAACAGTGCTCGGAAGGAGTATGCAGTAACGTTCAGCCGTTTCCTGTATCAAACATGCCGTCGACTTATCGACGAGACCTGTGCAAGGAAGCGGGCAGCTTTTCGCCATGAACTTGTAAAAGAAGTCGGCGACCACTGGCGTATTGCAGGAGAGATATCTGAGGCGACTCTGATTCGGGAGGACATTGCTCGGTGCGTACAGGCATACCTGGTCGGAGCGGATACGGATCAATGCCTGGTACTGCACGGACCACCTGTGGTCGGCAAATCCGTGATCGTTGCTCAGATTGCTCGGTTTGTACAATCCTCATCCGCCGAGTTGTTTCCTGGGCTCCAGTCTGCTGTCATCGTCCGCTTTTGCGGCTCAATGTCAGGAACTTCGACACTCAGGCACCTCCTCTTCACGCTGTGCCTGCAGATCTACGATGTGATGGGCAAGCAACCTAGTGAGATTCCCGAGGACTGTGAGCAGCTGAAGACGCTGTTCACCACACTGATTACGGAGGCGGAATTCAGCGGCGTATTGGTCATCCTGTTGGACGGAATTGATAAGATTCACCCGTGCGAAGATGCGCACTTACTGGAGTGGATCCCGATGAAGATAGCAAATAACCTAAAACTGATCCTCACAGTCTCTGAAGAGGCCTCTGGGCTGTTATCCAGCCTCTCGCGAAAGATACAAGCGGAATATTTCATGAGGATACCGGGACTGAACTCCGAAGCCTGTAGCGACATACTCAAGGCCTGGATCATTCGATCTGGAAGGGCATTAACACCGTCTCAATGGAAATCCCTCCGTCAGGCCACCCAGACGTGCGACACACCAGTGTTCCTTCGACTGTTGCTCAACCAAGCGGTGTCCTGGGCTTCCTATGACATCATTAAatctgaagaccttcccaattcTTCAAGCGAGGCCGTTGGTCATTTCTTTTCTCGTTTGGAGAGAAGGCACGGTTATTTACTGTGCTCTAAAACGTTCGGGTATCTAGTGTCGGCAGACGGTGGTTTGAGCCAGAAGGAGTTGACAGACGTTCTGCGGCTGGACGAGGAACTTTTGGACAGTCTTCGAATTCCTTCAAAGCACAGGAATAAAGTAAGAGAATTCCCCGTGTGGTACCTATATCGACTTTTACACGACGTTAGCAAATTCCTAAAGTCTACAGTCATCGACGGCACACCGCTGCTCTCATGGACGGAAGCCTTTATTCACAACGCGGCAGTGGAGCGTTACACACGGAAGACCTCAACCAAACACAAACTCTACTCTGTGCTATCGGATTATTTTCTTCGACAGTGGAGAGGTGTAACTAGACAACAAAGCGTTTGCGAATCTTTCTCTGAGGTGCCTAGCGATGATGATGTCATACCACAGCGTCTAGGAGAGCGCATTCCCATTCTGCCAGACGCGTCCAGAATGTTTAATCAAAGAGTTTCGCGGACATTGCCCAAATGCCTGGCAGCGGCTGAGAGGCATGACATGTTGAAATCAGAGATACTGTGCAACCTTGAGTGGATTCGAGCCAAACTTGCTACAGCTCCTATAGCAGAGTTATTCATGGACTATGGACATGGTGTGGATAAGGAATCACAGCTAGTACTTGTGGCATTACAGATGGCGAGTCGATCATTGGCTCTGGACTTAAATCTTCTTGGTATCGAGCTCACAGGTCGCTTGCTTCCGTATTCATCCAAATACAAGCACATTCGGATGCTTATTCGGCAATGTGACTTGGCGGCTCAGAGATACAACCCGTGCATTCCCAACTGTCAGCTGTACGAAAGTCCGGGTGGACCTTTGCTATCTGAGTGCCTGCTATCCACCGACAGTAGGCAGATTTGCTGGTTCCAAACTTCTGATGGGCTCATGGTCGCGGTGCCAAACCCTGCAAACAAATCGACTGATCTCTGGAATCTTTCCCTTCAGCGTCAGGTGCGTGGCGTCTCCCTGCCCACGGGAAACTTCTACCCTACATCCTGTGGGGACAGCGTCTGTGTAGTGGGACAAGACAATACCATATCCGCCCACTACACGGACACTGGGCAAGAACAGTGGACTACAAAGTGTGATAAGGATATCGCAGAGCTTGTCGTCGGCGAGCATTACTTAGCGTTCACGACAAAAAAGGGACCAGGTCCGACTGTACTTGATGTAGATAACGGAGAACTCATCCACAGATTGTTTCATCACTGTCGCTGTGTAGCCATTAGCGCGGAGGATAAATTCCTCCTGTGCGGCTCAGACACTTCCCTCTTTCTCTACACTCTGCCCCTCGTGGAAAGACAACTTGTCATCGAAACAGGTGAAATCGTACTAAAACTCAAGTTCTTTACGGCCGCTTGTAAATTCTTGATCTTGTCAAACGCTGGGCGACTAAGTTTGTATAATTCTGATCTAGCTTTCAAAAGTTTTTCGACTGTGAGACTTGTGCGTGACTTTGAAATCCTGGACTTTGTGCTTAACAATAAGGAAAACATGGTGCTAGTGAGATCTGCCCACTGTTTACGgatctgtgacgtcatgcagGGAACACTGGTGCACACTCTGAATGCGTTACCCGGAAATGTTTGCATGGATCGTTCTTCTGTTTTTTCTGGAGCCGCCTTCACTCCTGACAGCTGCCTGGTCGTGGCGTCTCGatacacatatttgtgtgtgtgggaCTCTCAGACTGGACAACCTTTAAGAATTCTGCTCTCAACCAAAAGTCCCATAGAACGTCTCTTCACCAGTAGTGACTCTTCACTCGCTGCTTGCCTTCTGGCGAACGGGCTGATGAAAGTTTGGAATCTGGACAAGTTGGAAGAACATGCCAAACTGACGAATACTGCCACAGATGACGAAGTCCGTTACCTGGCTATGTCCTGCCAGACAAACACCATACTCTGCTGTGCGGCGGGACAATGTGAAGCTAAGATTCTGGATGCCGGTAACGGTGAGATTATCGGCTCCTTTGAGCACAGAGAGGGTTCTGAGGTTAACGATATCACCCTCTCTCCAGATGGTCGTTTCGCTATCACGTCAAGCTCTTGTGTTGACCTCGGAGAAGACACAGAAGTGGATGTCGGATCAGTTTCTAATACCGATGATAGCTGCCTAAGAGAGGCCATCCTGTGGGAGACAATATCCGGCCGCAAAATTCACCACGCCCTTAATGTGAAATTCTCGGTGTTTAGTCAGGATTCCTGTGTGGTTTCGTTCGTTACGGATGTGCCTGACGAGCGCCACATTTACTCTTACGCGGCTGTCACAATCGATATAGAACAAAAAATAGAGCACTACACTGAATTGTTCAGCGCAGCGGAATTTGTCTCTCCACCATTTCTGCTGCAGTTTAGATCGAAAGTCAACAGTGAtacaaataacaataacaaccAAAACAGTGACCTCTTGTTGGTTGACAACAACCAGAAAAACAGTGACCTCTTGGTGGTTGGTGTTGTAAAGTCTGATTCACCGAGCAAAACCGAAAGTGCTTCTCAAGGAGCCTTCAAGTCTTATGTATTTGTCTCTTCTGTCAGTGAAAACGACAGAAATGAAGCAAACTTTCTGAGCATTCAGAATCTCATGGTTAAGGCGAATACTAATGACCAGATTCTGCATGCTACAGCCATGAAAGATGGACGAGTGCTATTCATTTATTCTGATGCCAGGGAAATTGACCGTTCTGGGAATTCAACGATTCTTTCAACAGAAACAGCTGCAAGTGCTTTCATTTATGACTTTCAAACACACTGTGCTTTGAGACATTTCCCTCAGTTCTTATCACCGGCTTCCGTTGTAGAGGATACAGTTTTCTCGCCAACATTTACTTTTGCACTGGACAGTAATCTCGAGCTATTAAACTTGAAAACAGGAGataaagtggaaaaattgtctgggtTTGATCCAAAACTATGTGCCTTCGCTCTTGATGGTAGGTACATTTGTGCTCTAACGACAAGCAGGAAGGAGGTACTGGTGATCCGTTCATGTGACGGGCTTGTGAAGGGGAGGCTACTGGTGTACGGCCAAGGGACAGCACTCTGTGTTGCCGAAAATGGGCGCACGGTGTCGGTTGGCTGTGACAACGGGCGTGTGCTAATCTTCAGCTTGATACTGGAGCTCAGCGATCCTTTACGAGAGTTCGCAGGGCAGCTGCCTTCTCGTGAGACTTTAGACACAGGCTGCGCTTTGCTTGAGAGAGACATAGCACGGATTACGAGCGCAAGTTCTGATCTTCGTCGCTTGTCTGCCAAACTAGATCACACACGCCTGAGCGAAAGGCGGAGACCGTCGAGCTACAGACTGTTGACCAATTCTGTCCACATGACTCAAAACTTGAACCGACTACGCGGTTCGCAAACGTGCTGTATGCAGTGA